Below is a genomic region from bacterium.
GATCACCATAGGAGAATAAAATGGAAATCGCAGGTTTTACACCGTTTTCAACTATTGATTATGAAGGGTTTTTATCAACTGTAATCTACACACAAGGTTGCAATTGGAATTGTATTTTTTGTCATAATTATCATTTGATTCCTAAAAAAGAGGGCAATTTTTCATTAGAAAGCACTATTGGCTTCATAGAAAAAAGAAGATTGTTAATTGATGGAATAGTTATTTCAGGCGGCGAACCTACCTTACATGAAGATTTACCTGAATTTTGCAGGAAAATTAAACGATTAAAATTATTGATTAAATTGGATACAAATGGAACTAATCCTGACTTATTAGAATTTCTCATTCGGAAAAAATTAGTAAATTATGTAGCTATGGATATTAAAGCACCGTTTGATAAATATGAAAAAATTATAAGAACTAAATTTCCAATGGAAAAAATTAAAAAATCAATTAAAATTATTAAATCAAGCAACATTCCGCATGAATTTAGAACTACTATTCATAGTTCATTATTAAATCTTGAAGATTTGAAAGATATTTTGCAAATAGTTGGAAAAAAGCATAAATATTATTTACAATTAGCAAATCCAACTGAAAGATTTAATGTTCCGAATCAATTTACTAAAAATTTCTTGCAGGAATTTATTAAAGAACATAATGAATTTTTTATAAAAATTAGGGCTTGACAAATTGAAATTTTGAAGTAAAATTAAGAGAAAAGGTGGTGATTTAAAACGGTAGAAAATGAAAGATTAAAAATTAAAAAAGGATTTACACGTGATGGGGCTTTGTCTTATGCAATTATTTTAAAAAAAGCTCGTGTTGCAATTTATCTTGGAACTGAAGAAAAAATTACTTTAATTAAACTTCTTAGGGATGTTTTGAAAAAAAGCGAAAGTTCGGATAAAGTTGGTTATGGTACTTATATCAGTTTTGGCAATAATGAAATTCTTATCTTTTTAACTATGGAAGATGTTAAGTTCATTTTGAAAAATATTCCTTTAGAACTACATGAAGAAAACTTAGTTTTAGAAGAAAAAAATGGAAGATAGGATTATTGAAGAAAAGGAAATTGATCCAAAATTTGAATTTATGCTTAGACGATTCGTTGAAGAAACTAGTCCTATAATTAAGGAATTTCGTGAAAGGCAGTTTTATAAAAAACCAAGTGAAAAGAAACGTGAAAAGATAATAGCTAAACAAAGAAAAAAAGAAGCACGTAGAAGAAGGCGCTTACGGTTAAGGTTTGCAAGAATCAAAAAGAAAAAGAAGAAAAATGGAAGAAATTAATGAAAAAATTCTAATTGAACAAGTAAATGAAGCACTTAAAGAAGTTAAAGCCGATGTATTGAATTCCCAAGAAGGAAAAAGAAAAAAATTACTAATTTTAACAATAGTCGAGCAACTCGGCATTGCCAGAAGTAGGTTATATGATTGCAATATTCCAGGAACAGGTAATGAGAAATTAGCTGTTTCTTATCAATCTAATATAATTCGTCTTTTAGAATTATTAGCTAAGGTTACAGGTTTGATAAAAGAGAAAGTTCCTAAGAAAAAGACTAATGTTCTTGCACAAGAGGAAATTGAAAAATTAGAAAAAGATTTAACTAAGAACTTATATGAAAGATAGTATTAGAATTAATGGTAAGGAAGTACCCATCAGTGTTGCTAGACAATTATGTGATAAAAACATTCGTATATTCATATCTGTCTGTTTTAAACATAAAATTTATAAACCATTAAGTCCATGTCATGATGCAATATTAGATGTTTTTCAAAATGAAGTTGGAAAAAGGAAAAA
It encodes:
- a CDS encoding 30S ribosomal protein S21 yields the protein MEDRIIEEKEIDPKFEFMLRRFVEETSPIIKEFRERQFYKKPSEKKREKIIAKQRKKEARRRRRLRLRFARIKKKKKKNGRN
- a CDS encoding anaerobic ribonucleoside-triphosphate reductase activating protein, producing the protein MEIAGFTPFSTIDYEGFLSTVIYTQGCNWNCIFCHNYHLIPKKEGNFSLESTIGFIEKRRLLIDGIVISGGEPTLHEDLPEFCRKIKRLKLLIKLDTNGTNPDLLEFLIRKKLVNYVAMDIKAPFDKYEKIIRTKFPMEKIKKSIKIIKSSNIPHEFRTTIHSSLLNLEDLKDILQIVGKKHKYYLQLANPTERFNVPNQFTKNFLQEFIKEHNEFFIKIRA